From a single Streptomyces rubradiris genomic region:
- a CDS encoding glycoside hydrolase family 35 protein, whose amino-acid sequence MALSRRSFSALAGSAALGLALGGSGGPGAPSAYAGGSAPTGPAPAPPRADGTRHTIGYDRYSLLVDGRRLVVWSGELHPFRLPSPSLWRDVLQKMRAHGYNAVSVYVAWNYHSPAPGRYDFSGVRDLDLFLRMAAETGLYVILRPGPYINAEVDGGGFPGWLTATEGTARTDDPTYLSHVDEWLTQVNRIARRHLFTQGAGTILLYQIENEYDAHPADATGRAYMSHLYKKVRADGIDVPLFHNDKGRNGYWIPGSFDTGGEKGGWLYGFDGYPSPFKTPPDWGHFGPGGPKGGATASPSTPGFVPEFGGGWFDPWGGAEFDGKGYAESRRTRDAAYERRFYLTNLANGLTLHNVYMTFGGTSWGWLPAPVVYTSYDYGAAIDEARNVTEKIAPMHQLGHLLQRVPDFAKLDRAPDVRAEGLKVYHLANQDTGAHVYIARNDGTEAVTTDLPTDAGTLRVTVPGKDARLLTTGLRLGRRKLKHSTASPMLCLTTGRQDIAVFTGPRGEMAELVLKSRSEPSVQRLDPEGGWAYDRGELHVSAPLGEDGLTRMLVRKGDSDTPLLLLFADDATAVRLFPYDTPSGTLLVYGPALLRHAELRGSEVHLTGDLKESTSLEVWAPRGIDTLVWNGHRVTTRVTLSGSLMSRGSLPGVPEVRLPRLGGWRMRRENPEAGPGFDDSSWKEADKTSSFSTTAVPEGQPVLFADDYGFHYGDVWYRGTFTDSTDIEEVALAYSTGTQGLLMAWLDGEPLGTHRMPVPDKKTVRQGSWADTAVFPVREPLRSPGRHVLSVLVRRMQHDQDGKALDTHKVARGLTAVTFKGGAPKVRWRIQGEGPADPVRGPLNNGGLYGERHGWHLPGFRDGDWERTEFPRAERYQGVTWYRTAFRLSVPAGVDASIGLTLDDDPYRAYRAQLFLNGWNLGQYINNVGPQHTFVLPNGILRTRGTNTLALAVLSEFTTLSGPGSVRLTLLGAASGGVPVTPV is encoded by the coding sequence TTGGCGCTCAGCAGACGTTCCTTCAGTGCCCTGGCCGGCTCCGCCGCGCTCGGGCTGGCCCTGGGCGGCAGCGGCGGCCCCGGGGCCCCCTCCGCGTACGCGGGCGGCAGCGCGCCGACCGGTCCGGCACCGGCCCCGCCGCGCGCCGACGGCACGCGGCACACCATCGGCTACGACCGCTACTCGCTGCTCGTGGACGGGCGGCGGCTGGTGGTGTGGTCCGGCGAGCTGCACCCCTTCCGACTGCCCAGCCCCTCGCTGTGGCGGGACGTGCTGCAGAAGATGCGGGCGCACGGCTACAACGCCGTCAGCGTCTACGTGGCCTGGAACTACCACTCCCCCGCGCCCGGCCGCTACGACTTCTCCGGCGTCCGGGACCTGGACCTGTTCCTGCGCATGGCGGCGGAAACGGGGCTGTACGTCATCCTGCGGCCGGGCCCGTACATCAACGCCGAGGTCGACGGCGGCGGCTTCCCGGGCTGGCTGACCGCGACCGAGGGCACGGCCCGCACCGACGACCCCACGTACCTGTCGCACGTCGACGAGTGGCTGACCCAGGTGAACCGGATCGCCCGCCGGCACCTGTTCACCCAGGGCGCCGGCACGATCCTGCTGTACCAGATCGAGAACGAGTACGACGCCCACCCGGCCGACGCCACCGGCCGGGCGTACATGTCGCACCTGTACAAGAAGGTCCGGGCCGACGGGATCGACGTCCCGCTGTTCCACAACGACAAGGGCAGGAACGGCTACTGGATCCCCGGCTCCTTCGACACCGGCGGGGAGAAGGGCGGCTGGCTGTACGGCTTCGACGGCTATCCCTCGCCGTTCAAGACCCCCCCGGACTGGGGGCATTTCGGGCCCGGCGGGCCGAAGGGCGGGGCCACCGCCTCGCCGAGCACGCCCGGGTTCGTGCCCGAGTTCGGCGGCGGCTGGTTCGACCCGTGGGGCGGGGCCGAGTTCGACGGCAAGGGGTACGCCGAGTCGCGGCGCACCCGGGACGCGGCCTACGAGCGCCGCTTCTACCTGACCAACCTGGCCAACGGCCTCACCCTGCACAACGTGTACATGACGTTCGGCGGGACCTCGTGGGGCTGGCTGCCCGCACCGGTCGTCTACACGTCGTACGACTACGGCGCCGCCATCGACGAGGCCCGCAACGTCACCGAGAAGATCGCCCCGATGCACCAGCTCGGGCACCTGCTGCAACGCGTGCCCGACTTCGCCAAGCTGGACCGGGCACCGGACGTGCGGGCCGAGGGGCTGAAGGTCTACCACCTCGCCAACCAGGACACCGGCGCGCACGTGTACATCGCCCGCAACGACGGCACGGAGGCGGTCACCACCGACCTGCCGACCGACGCCGGCACGCTGCGCGTCACCGTGCCCGGCAAGGACGCCAGGCTGCTGACCACCGGGCTGCGGCTGGGCCGGCGCAAGCTGAAGCACTCCACCGCCTCGCCCATGCTGTGCCTGACGACGGGCCGGCAGGACATCGCCGTGTTCACCGGGCCCCGCGGCGAGATGGCCGAACTGGTCCTGAAGTCCCGGTCCGAGCCGTCCGTGCAGCGGCTGGACCCGGAGGGCGGCTGGGCCTACGACCGGGGCGAGCTGCACGTCAGCGCGCCCCTGGGTGAGGACGGGCTGACCCGGATGCTGGTGCGGAAGGGCGACAGCGACACCCCGCTGCTGCTGCTCTTCGCCGACGACGCCACCGCCGTCCGCCTGTTCCCGTACGACACCCCGTCCGGGACCCTCCTGGTGTACGGCCCGGCGCTGCTGCGCCACGCCGAGCTGCGCGGCTCCGAGGTGCACCTCACCGGTGACCTGAAGGAGTCGACGAGCCTGGAGGTGTGGGCGCCGCGCGGGATCGACACCCTGGTCTGGAACGGGCACCGGGTGACCACCCGGGTCACCCTCTCGGGCTCCCTGATGTCCAGGGGCTCGCTGCCGGGGGTGCCCGAGGTACGGCTGCCCCGACTGGGCGGCTGGCGCATGCGGCGGGAGAACCCGGAGGCGGGACCGGGCTTCGACGACTCGTCGTGGAAGGAGGCCGACAAGACCTCGTCGTTCTCCACCACGGCCGTCCCCGAGGGGCAGCCGGTGCTGTTCGCCGACGACTACGGCTTCCACTACGGCGACGTCTGGTACCGGGGCACCTTCACCGACAGCACCGACATCGAGGAGGTCGCGCTCGCCTACAGCACCGGCACCCAGGGCCTGCTGATGGCGTGGCTGGACGGCGAGCCGCTGGGCACGCACCGGATGCCCGTTCCGGACAAGAAGACGGTCCGCCAGGGCAGTTGGGCGGACACGGCGGTCTTCCCGGTGCGCGAGCCGCTGCGCTCCCCCGGCCGGCACGTGCTGTCGGTGCTGGTCCGGCGGATGCAGCACGACCAGGACGGCAAGGCGCTCGACACGCACAAGGTGGCCCGCGGGCTGACCGCGGTCACCTTCAAGGGCGGCGCGCCGAAGGTGCGCTGGCGCATCCAGGGCGAAGGGCCCGCCGACCCGGTGCGCGGGCCGCTGAACAACGGCGGTCTGTACGGCGAGCGGCACGGCTGGCACCTGCCCGGCTTCCGGGACGGCGACTGGGAGAGGACGGAGTTCCCGCGCGCGGAGCGGTACCAGGGCGTCACCTGGTACCGGACCGCGTTCCGGCTGTCGGTGCCGGCCGGCGTCGACGCGTCGATCGGGCTGACCCTGGACGACGACCCGTACCGGGCCTACCGCGCCCAGCTCTTCCTCAACGGCTGGAACCTGGGCCAGTACATCAACAACGTCGGTCCGCAGCACACGTTCGTGCTGCCGAACGGCATCCTGCGCACCCGGGGCACCAACACGCTGGCGCTGGCGGTCCTGTCGGAGTTCACCACGCTGTCGGGCCCCGGGTCGGTGCGGCTGACGCTGCTCGGCGCCGCGAGCGGCGGCGTGCCCGTCACACCGGTGTGA
- the mmsB gene encoding multiple monosaccharide ABC transporter permease: protein MSTDVTAKSPAPAPPGGGTGAGGLLGVMLAGLRRNMRQYGMLIALGLIVVLFAIWTDGDLLLPRNVSNLVLQNSYILILAIGMMLVIIAGHIDLSVGSLTAFTGAFAAVLTVQHGVSWPVALVLCLLVGAAAGSIQGYLIAYLGIPSFIVTLAGMLLFRGLTEILLKGQTLGPFPEGLQKLGNGFLPEVGPNTNYHNLTLLLGLVLIAAVVWQEVRDRRRQQEFSLDVLPARLFLLKLTALVAAILVVTLLLASYKGTPIVLIVLGVLVVGYGYVMRNAIFGRHIYAIGGNLPAAKLSGVKDKKVTFYVFLNMGVLAALAGLVVAARLNAASPKAGVNFELEAIASSFIGGASMSGGVGTVLGAIIGGLVLGVLNNGMNLLSVGTDWQQVIKGLALLVAVGFDVWNKRKSGS from the coding sequence ATGAGCACGGATGTGACCGCCAAGAGCCCGGCCCCCGCGCCGCCGGGCGGCGGAACGGGGGCCGGCGGACTGCTCGGCGTGATGCTGGCCGGACTGCGCCGCAACATGCGCCAGTACGGCATGCTGATCGCGCTCGGCCTGATCGTGGTCCTCTTCGCGATCTGGACCGACGGGGACCTGTTGCTGCCGCGCAACGTCTCCAACCTGGTACTCCAGAACAGCTACATCCTGATCCTCGCGATCGGCATGATGCTGGTGATCATCGCCGGGCACATCGACCTGTCGGTCGGCTCGCTCACCGCCTTCACCGGCGCCTTCGCGGCCGTACTGACCGTGCAGCACGGGGTGTCCTGGCCCGTCGCGCTGGTGCTGTGCCTGCTGGTGGGCGCCGCCGCGGGCTCGATCCAGGGCTATCTGATCGCCTATCTCGGCATACCGTCCTTCATCGTCACCCTCGCCGGGATGCTCCTCTTCCGCGGTCTGACCGAGATCCTGCTCAAGGGACAGACCCTCGGCCCGTTCCCCGAGGGCCTGCAGAAACTCGGCAACGGCTTCCTGCCCGAGGTCGGCCCGAACACCAACTACCACAACCTCACGCTGCTGCTCGGGCTCGTGCTGATCGCGGCCGTGGTGTGGCAGGAGGTCCGGGACCGCCGCCGCCAGCAGGAGTTCTCCCTGGACGTCCTGCCGGCCCGGCTGTTCCTGCTGAAGCTGACCGCGCTGGTCGCCGCGATCCTCGTCGTCACCCTGCTGCTCGCCAGCTACAAGGGCACCCCGATCGTGCTGATCGTCCTCGGCGTGCTGGTCGTCGGCTACGGCTACGTCATGCGCAACGCGATCTTCGGCCGGCACATCTACGCCATCGGCGGCAACCTGCCGGCGGCCAAGCTGTCCGGTGTGAAGGACAAGAAGGTCACCTTCTACGTCTTCCTGAACATGGGCGTGCTCGCGGCCCTGGCGGGTCTGGTGGTCGCCGCCCGGCTGAACGCGGCCTCGCCGAAGGCGGGCGTCAACTTCGAACTCGAGGCCATCGCCTCCTCGTTCATCGGCGGCGCGTCCATGAGCGGCGGTGTCGGCACCGTCCTCGGCGCCATCATCGGCGGCCTGGTCCTCGGCGTGCTGAACAACGGCATGAACCTCCTGAGCGTCGGCACCGACTGGCAGCAGGTCATCAAGGGACTCGCCCTGCTGGTGGCGGTCGGGTTCGACGTGTGGAACAAGCGCAAGTCCGGTTCGTAA
- the cutA gene encoding divalent-cation tolerance protein CutA → MAAHRHLTVLTTTDSEEKAKSLAAGAVESQVAACAQISAPVTSVYRWEGAIRTEQEWQILFKTTTARYEDLETYIKEAHDYDTPEIIATPIVTGSDAYLAWLDEETRPAG, encoded by the coding sequence ATGGCAGCGCACCGGCACCTGACCGTCCTGACGACCACGGACAGCGAGGAGAAGGCGAAGTCGCTCGCCGCCGGCGCGGTGGAGTCCCAGGTCGCCGCGTGCGCGCAGATCAGCGCCCCCGTCACCAGCGTCTACCGCTGGGAGGGGGCGATCCGGACCGAGCAGGAGTGGCAGATCCTGTTCAAGACCACCACGGCGCGCTACGAGGACCTGGAGACCTACATCAAGGAAGCCCACGACTACGACACCCCCGAGATCATCGCGACCCCGATCGTGACGGGCAGCGACGCCTACTTGGCGTGGCTGGACGAGGAGACCAGGCCGGCCGGGTAG
- a CDS encoding VOC family protein, translating to MPSRLVQINMKARDDSALGRFWAEALGWGVDSEGPGVTNLEPVGFSYPDPAAVCVDIIARPEPKTVKNRVHLDLATTSTAHQAELVARLKDLGATPADVGQGDVPWTVMADPEGNEFCVLEPRPVYQDTGPVAAVVVDCADPRAMARFWDQAIDWTLHEVTDDLAVMRSADGVGPYLEFVRTPDTKSVWNRVHLDIAPYPGDDLAAEGARLRALGATDPGIDQSALSWTVLADPEGNEFCLLTPR from the coding sequence ATGCCATCAAGACTCGTGCAGATCAACATGAAGGCCCGTGACGACTCCGCGCTCGGCCGGTTCTGGGCGGAGGCACTCGGTTGGGGGGTCGACAGCGAGGGGCCCGGCGTCACCAACCTCGAACCCGTGGGTTTCTCCTACCCCGACCCCGCGGCCGTCTGCGTCGACATCATCGCCCGCCCGGAACCCAAGACGGTGAAGAACCGGGTGCACCTCGATCTGGCCACCACCTCGACCGCCCATCAGGCCGAGTTGGTCGCCCGCCTGAAGGATCTCGGCGCGACGCCCGCCGACGTGGGTCAGGGGGACGTCCCCTGGACCGTGATGGCCGACCCGGAGGGCAACGAGTTCTGCGTCCTGGAGCCCCGCCCGGTCTACCAGGACACCGGGCCGGTCGCGGCGGTGGTGGTCGACTGCGCCGATCCGCGCGCCATGGCCCGGTTCTGGGACCAGGCGATCGACTGGACGCTGCACGAGGTCACCGACGACCTCGCGGTCATGCGCTCCGCCGACGGCGTCGGCCCGTACCTGGAGTTCGTCCGCACCCCCGACACGAAGAGCGTATGGAACCGCGTCCACCTCGACATCGCCCCCTATCCCGGTGACGACCTGGCGGCAGAGGGAGCCCGGCTGCGCGCCCTGGGCGCCACCGATCCCGGCATCGATCAGTCCGCGCTCTCCTGGACGGTCCTGGCCGACCCGGAAGGCAACGAGTTCTGCCTCCTCACTCCTCGCTGA
- a CDS encoding intradiol ring-cleavage dioxygenase yields the protein MTDTSDARKIGRRTVLAAAGGAAAALTVGAAAPPKDPGGTRNAAAVCTLTTEMTQGPYYLDGALVRADLTEGKPGIPLKLALTVVDAACAPLPGALVELWHADALGEYSGFVGANGHQEPDDRTFLRGGVLTGSGGVARFTTIYPGWYRGRCVHIHVKVHTGVTVTPDGHFTGGSTVHTGQLFFDETVTAAVAKVSPYSTNTVPRTTLAQDSVYDDRGARSGLLTLTALGGSASSGYTGTLTLGVAD from the coding sequence ATGACAGACACCTCTGATGCCCGGAAGATCGGGCGCCGTACCGTGCTGGCCGCCGCCGGCGGGGCCGCCGCCGCGTTGACCGTGGGGGCCGCGGCTCCCCCGAAGGACCCGGGCGGCACGCGGAACGCCGCCGCGGTGTGCACGCTCACCACCGAGATGACCCAAGGTCCCTACTACCTCGACGGCGCCCTCGTCCGCGCCGACCTCACCGAGGGCAAACCCGGCATCCCCCTGAAGCTCGCCCTGACCGTCGTCGACGCCGCCTGCGCCCCGCTCCCCGGCGCCCTCGTGGAGCTGTGGCACGCCGACGCGCTCGGTGAGTACTCCGGCTTCGTGGGCGCCAACGGGCACCAGGAGCCCGACGACCGCACCTTCCTGCGCGGCGGTGTCCTCACCGGCTCCGGCGGGGTCGCCAGGTTCACGACGATCTACCCGGGGTGGTACCGGGGCCGCTGCGTGCACATCCACGTCAAGGTGCACACCGGCGTGACCGTGACACCGGACGGCCACTTCACCGGCGGCTCGACCGTCCACACCGGCCAGCTCTTCTTCGACGAGACGGTGACGGCGGCCGTCGCCAAGGTCTCGCCGTACTCCACCAACACGGTCCCGCGCACCACCCTCGCGCAGGACTCCGTCTACGACGACCGGGGCGCCCGCTCCGGCCTGCTCACCCTCACCGCCCTCGGCGGCTCCGCCTCGTCCGGCTACACCGGCACGCTCACGCTGGGGGTGGCGGACTGA
- a CDS encoding RrF2 family transcriptional regulator codes for MRISARADYAVRAVLELAVRQGNGPVKAEEIAAVQDIPHKFLEGILGDLRRAGIVDSRRGGGGGYRLARAAPSVTVADVIRAVDGPIVSVRGERPTGLAYTGTARPLLPLWIALRANVRRILEGVTVADLAADALPEPVRALAAEPAAWENP; via the coding sequence ATGAGGATCTCGGCACGGGCGGATTACGCGGTACGGGCGGTACTGGAGCTGGCCGTACGGCAGGGTAACGGCCCGGTGAAAGCAGAGGAAATCGCCGCCGTGCAGGACATCCCGCACAAGTTCCTGGAGGGCATCCTCGGCGACCTCAGGCGGGCCGGGATCGTGGACAGCCGGCGTGGCGGGGGCGGCGGTTACCGGCTGGCGCGGGCGGCCCCCTCGGTCACCGTGGCCGACGTGATCCGGGCGGTGGACGGCCCGATCGTGTCGGTGCGCGGCGAACGCCCGACGGGCCTCGCCTACACGGGCACGGCCCGGCCGCTGCTGCCGCTGTGGATCGCCCTGCGCGCCAACGTCCGCCGCATCCTGGAGGGCGTCACCGTGGCCGACCTCGCGGCGGACGCCCTGCCCGAGCCGGTCCGGGCGCTGGCGGCGGAACCGGCGGCGTGGGAGAACCCGTGA
- a CDS encoding aldose epimerase family protein, whose protein sequence is MELNRRTVIAGAAAAGLAATTLGGTAHAAPGRKPVKELFGTLADGTKVHRWSLENGGTRMKVLSYGGAVQALELPDRHGRYANVVAGFGDLADYAAKSPYFGALIGRYGNRIDAGRFTLDGKPYQLDVNDGGNSLHGGARGFDKRVWDVEPFTEGTDVGLRLRYTSADGEMGYPGTLRTQVTYTLTRHGDWRIDYEATTDKATVVNLTSHVYWNLAGEGSGSIEDHELSIAAARYTPTDAGLIPTGELARVAGTPFDFRHAKPVGRDLRAGHEQLVLAKGYDHNWVLDKGITARPEHVATLRDPHSGRTLKIATDQPGLQFYSGNFLDGTLTGTSGRTYRQGDALCLETQHFPDSPNHPEFPSTVLRPGRTYRTTTIHRFSA, encoded by the coding sequence ATGGAACTGAACAGACGCACGGTCATCGCGGGAGCAGCCGCGGCGGGCCTGGCCGCCACCACGCTCGGCGGCACGGCCCACGCGGCCCCGGGAAGGAAGCCGGTGAAGGAACTCTTCGGCACGCTCGCCGACGGCACAAAGGTCCACCGCTGGTCGCTGGAGAACGGCGGCACCCGGATGAAGGTGCTGTCCTACGGCGGTGCCGTCCAGGCCCTGGAACTCCCCGACCGGCACGGCCGGTACGCCAACGTGGTCGCCGGTTTCGGCGACCTGGCCGACTACGCGGCGAAGAGCCCGTACTTCGGCGCGCTGATCGGCCGCTACGGCAACCGCATCGACGCCGGCCGGTTCACCCTGGACGGGAAGCCGTACCAGCTCGACGTGAACGACGGCGGCAACAGCCTGCACGGCGGCGCCCGGGGCTTCGACAAGCGCGTGTGGGACGTCGAGCCGTTCACCGAGGGCACCGACGTCGGCCTGCGGCTGCGCTACACCAGCGCCGACGGCGAGATGGGCTACCCGGGCACGCTGCGCACCCAGGTGACGTACACCCTCACCCGGCACGGGGACTGGCGCATCGACTACGAGGCCACCACCGACAAGGCCACCGTCGTCAACCTCACCAGTCACGTCTACTGGAACCTGGCCGGCGAGGGCAGCGGAAGCATCGAGGACCACGAACTGTCCATCGCCGCCGCCCGCTACACCCCGACCGACGCCGGCCTCATCCCCACCGGAGAGCTGGCCCGGGTCGCGGGCACCCCGTTCGACTTCCGGCACGCCAAGCCCGTCGGCCGGGACCTGCGGGCGGGCCACGAGCAGCTCGTACTGGCCAAGGGGTACGACCACAACTGGGTGCTGGACAAGGGGATCACGGCACGGCCCGAGCACGTCGCGACCCTGCGCGACCCGCACTCCGGCCGCACCCTGAAGATCGCCACCGACCAGCCGGGGCTCCAGTTCTACTCCGGCAACTTCCTCGACGGCACGCTCACCGGCACCTCGGGCCGCACCTACCGGCAGGGCGACGCCCTGTGCCTGGAGACCCAGCACTTCCCGGACTCGCCGAACCACCCGGAGTTCCCGTCGACGGTCCTGCGCCCCGGCCGGACGTACCGGACGACGACGATCCACCGCTTCAGCGCGTGA
- the mmsA gene encoding multiple monosaccharide ABC transporter ATP-binding protein, producing the protein MAGPVLEMRSIVKTFPGVKALSDVTLAVRRGEVHAICGENGAGKSTLMKVLSGVHPYGTYDGDILFDGEVCRFRDIRASEQHGIVIIHQELALVPHLSIAENLFLGNEHATRGFINWRETLRHATELLRRVGLDEHPETRVADIGVGKQQLVEIAKALSKQVRLLILDEPTAALNDEDSDKLLDLILELKKQGITSIIISHKLNEIRKVADSVTIIRDGRSIETLDVKAPETTEERIIAGMVGRDLDHRFPERTPHRPEQGAAPALEIRGWTVFHPIDQQRKVVDDVSLTVRRGEIVGIAGLMGAGRTELAMSVFGRTYGRYAGGTVLKDGREIRTKTVAEAIGHGIAYVTEDRKHYGLNLIDTINRNISLTALDKVAKRGVVDEHEERQVAEGFRKSMNIKAPTVFEPVGKLSGGNQQKVVLSKWIFAGPDVLILDEPTRGIDVGAKFEIYTVIDQLAAQGKAVVFISSELPELLGMCDRIYTMAAGRLTGEVPRAEATQEVLMRQMTKDKEVTR; encoded by the coding sequence ATGGCGGGACCCGTCCTGGAAATGCGCTCGATCGTCAAGACCTTTCCCGGTGTCAAGGCGCTGTCGGACGTCACCCTGGCCGTCCGGCGGGGCGAGGTCCACGCCATCTGCGGGGAGAACGGCGCCGGCAAGTCCACCCTGATGAAGGTGCTCTCCGGCGTCCACCCGTACGGCACGTACGACGGGGACATCCTCTTCGACGGGGAGGTCTGCCGGTTCCGCGACATCCGGGCGAGCGAGCAGCACGGCATCGTCATCATCCACCAGGAGCTGGCCCTGGTGCCGCACCTGTCCATCGCGGAGAACCTCTTCCTCGGCAACGAACACGCCACCCGCGGCTTCATCAACTGGCGCGAGACCCTGCGCCACGCCACCGAACTGCTGCGCCGGGTCGGCCTGGACGAGCACCCGGAGACCCGGGTCGCCGACATCGGCGTGGGCAAGCAGCAGCTGGTGGAGATCGCCAAGGCGCTGTCCAAGCAGGTGAGGCTGCTGATCCTGGACGAGCCGACGGCGGCCCTGAACGACGAGGACAGCGACAAGCTCCTCGATCTGATCCTGGAGCTGAAGAAGCAGGGCATCACCTCGATCATCATCTCCCACAAGCTCAACGAGATCCGCAAGGTCGCCGACTCGGTGACGATCATCCGCGACGGCCGCTCCATCGAGACCCTCGACGTGAAGGCGCCGGAGACCACCGAGGAGCGGATCATCGCCGGCATGGTCGGCCGCGACCTCGACCACCGCTTCCCCGAGCGCACCCCGCACCGGCCGGAGCAGGGCGCCGCGCCGGCGCTGGAGATCCGCGGCTGGACCGTCTTCCACCCGATCGACCAACAGCGCAAGGTCGTCGACGACGTGTCGCTGACCGTGCGCCGCGGGGAGATCGTCGGCATCGCGGGCCTGATGGGTGCGGGCCGCACCGAGCTGGCGATGAGCGTCTTCGGGCGCACCTACGGCCGGTACGCGGGCGGCACGGTCCTCAAGGACGGCCGGGAGATCCGTACCAAGACGGTGGCGGAGGCGATCGGGCACGGCATCGCGTACGTCACCGAGGACCGCAAGCACTACGGCCTGAACCTCATCGACACCATCAACCGGAACATCTCGCTGACCGCGCTGGACAAGGTCGCCAAGCGGGGCGTGGTGGACGAGCACGAGGAGCGGCAGGTCGCCGAGGGCTTCCGGAAGTCCATGAACATCAAGGCGCCCACCGTGTTCGAGCCGGTGGGCAAGCTGTCCGGCGGCAACCAGCAGAAGGTCGTCCTCAGCAAGTGGATCTTCGCCGGTCCGGACGTGCTGATCCTCGACGAACCGACCCGCGGCATCGACGTGGGCGCCAAGTTCGAGATCTACACGGTCATCGACCAGCTCGCCGCCCAGGGCAAGGCGGTCGTCTTCATCTCCTCCGAGCTGCCCGAGCTGCTCGGCATGTGCGACCGCATCTACACGATGGCCGCCGGACGGCTGACCGGTGAGGTGCCGCGGGCCGAGGCCACGCAGGAAGTGCTGATGCGCCAGATGACGAAGGACAAAGAGGTAACGCGATGA
- a CDS encoding arabinan endo-1,5-alpha-L-arabinosidase produces the protein MKRTALLAVPAALLLALVPGTASAYPNPGTVTGSTVVHDPTMIRTSGGRYLLYATGGGLGHKTSTDRISFTAGADAFGTKPSWWSSYATEAWAPDISYAGGKYLMYYAVSKFGENTSAIGLAGSTTGLPGSWTDYGVVYTSNAGSDYNAIDPNLFVDDDGKWWLSFGSWWTGIKMIRIDPATGKQYAGDTKRYSLAARPTGSKAVEAPYIVKRNGYYYLFASYDVCCEGTSSTYKVKVGRATSVTGPYYDKNGVAMTNNGGTPVLESHGNVIGPGGQSIMHDTDGDLIVYHYYDGNAGGTPKLGINLLNWSSGWPVAY, from the coding sequence ATGAAGCGCACCGCACTCCTCGCCGTCCCCGCCGCCCTGCTGCTCGCGCTCGTGCCGGGCACCGCCTCCGCGTACCCCAACCCCGGCACGGTCACCGGCAGCACCGTCGTGCACGACCCGACGATGATCCGTACCTCCGGGGGCCGTTACCTGCTCTACGCCACCGGCGGCGGCCTGGGCCACAAGACCTCCACCGACCGGATCTCCTTCACCGCCGGCGCGGACGCCTTCGGCACCAAGCCGTCCTGGTGGTCGTCGTACGCCACCGAGGCCTGGGCGCCGGACATCTCGTACGCCGGCGGGAAGTACCTGATGTACTACGCCGTCTCGAAGTTCGGCGAGAACACCTCGGCGATCGGCCTGGCCGGTTCCACGACCGGGCTGCCCGGCTCCTGGACCGACTACGGCGTCGTCTACACCTCCAACGCCGGCAGCGACTACAACGCCATCGACCCCAACCTCTTCGTGGACGACGACGGCAAGTGGTGGCTGTCCTTCGGCAGTTGGTGGACCGGCATCAAGATGATCCGCATCGACCCCGCGACCGGGAAGCAGTACGCGGGCGACACCAAGCGCTACTCCCTCGCCGCCCGGCCCACCGGCAGCAAGGCGGTCGAGGCCCCGTACATCGTCAAGCGCAACGGCTACTACTACCTCTTCGCCTCCTACGACGTCTGCTGCGAGGGCACCAGCTCGACGTACAAGGTGAAGGTCGGCCGGGCGACCTCGGTCACCGGGCCGTACTACGACAAGAACGGCGTGGCGATGACGAACAACGGCGGCACCCCGGTCCTGGAGTCCCACGGCAACGTCATCGGACCCGGCGGGCAGTCCATCATGCACGACACCGACGGCGACCTGATCGTCTACCACTACTACGACGGCAACGCGGGCGGCACCCCGAAGCTCGGCATCAACCTGCTGAACTGGTCGTCGGGCTGGCCGGTGGCCTACTGA